In a single window of the Caproicibacterium sp. BJN0003 genome:
- a CDS encoding phage portal protein — translation MVDITKPFWFQDVPQEIEHQKRIGNVLDIKEYFLRLHKILQRPDFKFKGETYTTAKIVLQTLKSIINFHASYILGNPISITGEQNLVKEFNRIYKKGKYNTADYQIGQDLAKYGNAFEYDYLDSGVVKCHIISNESAYPVYDDSENYIAFVEYWKDADEGTEHYYVYYPDKVQIWKNNVMESERPNLTGLPIHYASLDKTEYNFFGDSPMNDLIPIMDRIEKLLSKMDDSITTLSLNPIGVCAGRTTDASVSKDMCGEMLVFEAGGNFQYATATLDYNSIKLELDNLIQQLYTIACVPSAVIGQSNIANVSEISLKLLFSQSDNKAKKMTKVLKDGFYQRFIYFRQLLALQNKTFSDDDFDELDITFNYNRPVDTQSMINELKTQYDMGAISKQTVIDLSPYTTNTALELQRLNDEDNSDGDKQDSTVNDVQSAIPPKSGDMKNSK, via the coding sequence ATGGTAGATATTACAAAACCATTTTGGTTTCAAGATGTTCCGCAGGAAATAGAACATCAAAAACGAATTGGTAACGTTTTAGATATAAAAGAATATTTTTTGAGATTACATAAGATTTTACAAAGACCCGATTTTAAATTCAAGGGAGAAACTTATACAACTGCTAAAATTGTGCTACAGACATTAAAGAGCATTATTAATTTTCATGCGAGTTATATATTGGGAAATCCCATCTCTATTACAGGAGAGCAAAACCTTGTCAAGGAATTCAATAGAATCTATAAAAAGGGAAAATACAATACAGCAGATTATCAGATCGGGCAGGATTTAGCGAAATATGGCAATGCTTTTGAATATGATTATCTTGACAGTGGTGTGGTAAAATGTCATATCATTTCAAATGAAAGCGCTTATCCTGTTTATGATGATTCAGAAAATTATATTGCTTTCGTTGAATATTGGAAAGATGCTGACGAAGGCACGGAACATTATTATGTGTATTATCCTGACAAAGTGCAGATTTGGAAGAATAATGTAATGGAATCTGAAAGACCAAACCTAACAGGACTTCCGATTCATTATGCTTCACTTGATAAAACGGAATACAATTTCTTTGGCGATTCTCCTATGAACGACTTAATTCCTATTATGGATAGAATTGAAAAATTGCTTTCTAAAATGGACGATAGCATTACTACATTATCTTTAAATCCTATCGGGGTGTGTGCAGGACGTACTACAGATGCAAGTGTAAGTAAAGATATGTGCGGAGAAATGCTTGTCTTTGAAGCAGGTGGAAACTTCCAGTATGCTACTGCTACATTGGATTACAACAGCATTAAATTGGAACTGGATAATCTGATTCAACAGCTTTATACAATCGCCTGTGTGCCAAGTGCAGTAATAGGACAAAGTAATATTGCTAATGTATCTGAAATCAGTTTGAAGTTGCTTTTTAGTCAGAGTGATAATAAGGCAAAGAAAATGACTAAGGTATTGAAGGATGGATTTTATCAGAGATTTATTTACTTTAGACAATTACTTGCTTTACAGAATAAAACATTCTCTGATGATGATTTTGATGAACTGGATATTACATTCAATTACAATCGTCCAGTCGATACACAGTCCATGATAAATGAATTAAAAACACAGTATGATATGGGCGCTATCAGTAAGCAAACAGTCATTGACCTTAGTCCTTATACCACTAATACGGCATTGGAATTACAGAGATTAAATGATGAGGATAACAGCGATGGGGATAAGCAGGATAGCACAGTGAACGATGTGCAATCTGCTATTCCCCCGAAATCGGGGGATATGAAAAATAGCAAGTAA
- a CDS encoding PASTA domain-containing protein: protein MADYDRLCMACMEETDEAEECPHCGFSLAELQLPDALPYRTILKDQYLVGRAMRKNGEGILYIGLDLKTKEKVEIREFFPQTLAVRNSDGLKISPQEELKEVFQKDRNTFLENQQALLRFHTQPAMAHIEDVFEENGTVYAVAPWMNAITLRYFVKRSGGSLSWNEARQLFMPVLMGLSTLHAVGISHLGISPDTLFILPNGSMILGDFCIEQVWRFGTELQDSLVSGCAALEQCEGTAPLGESTDIYGFASSLFFALTGSFPKNALARKEDPRLLIPSSILQNIPPHVVTSLANALQVSAEKRTPTFERMRAELSASPTITATIEETESLRRIPSPIPAQKEERVEKSPEEGHDLKEETSQKSQPVQPSRPSRSPQIRKNTGHKNKKKIPMFVWAILVCAVLLIIVTVVAVVRMSFGNNKGQQQTIVSQTSEAGTADSETTSAVSSTVAEQITVPNLVNKKYEDNQQSSSNADYQVAVSKHEYSDTVEAGYIISQTPTAGEKMVKGTAISVIVSDGNALITLPDLAGLTAEEAVSALKSRGFTSVQQENGHSEYVGIGQAYGYKNQNAGDKMAANSTITILINTNSSSTSSNG from the coding sequence ATGGCGGATTATGACAGGCTGTGTATGGCCTGCATGGAAGAGACCGATGAAGCTGAAGAATGCCCGCATTGTGGATTTTCTTTAGCTGAGTTGCAGCTTCCTGATGCTCTTCCATATCGAACAATATTGAAAGATCAGTATTTGGTCGGCCGCGCAATGCGTAAAAATGGGGAAGGAATTCTATATATTGGTCTCGATTTAAAAACAAAAGAAAAAGTGGAGATTAGGGAGTTCTTTCCGCAGACTTTGGCGGTTCGCAATTCTGATGGATTAAAAATCAGTCCGCAGGAAGAGCTGAAAGAAGTTTTCCAAAAAGATCGAAATACCTTTTTGGAAAACCAACAGGCTTTGCTGCGTTTTCATACCCAGCCTGCAATGGCACATATTGAAGATGTGTTTGAGGAAAATGGAACTGTCTATGCAGTAGCTCCATGGATGAATGCAATTACATTGCGCTATTTTGTAAAGCGCAGCGGGGGTTCTTTAAGCTGGAATGAGGCAAGACAGCTTTTCATGCCGGTTTTAATGGGACTTTCTACCTTGCATGCAGTTGGAATTTCTCATTTGGGTATTTCCCCAGACACGCTGTTTATTCTGCCAAATGGAAGTATGATTTTGGGGGATTTCTGTATCGAGCAGGTGTGGCGTTTTGGAACAGAACTTCAGGATTCATTGGTATCAGGATGCGCTGCATTGGAACAATGTGAAGGAACAGCACCGCTCGGAGAATCAACAGATATCTATGGTTTTGCGTCGTCCCTTTTCTTTGCATTAACAGGTAGTTTTCCGAAAAATGCTTTGGCAAGAAAAGAGGATCCTAGACTTTTAATTCCATCTTCAATCCTTCAAAATATTCCTCCGCATGTTGTAACTTCATTGGCAAATGCACTGCAGGTTTCTGCGGAAAAAAGAACGCCTACATTTGAGCGTATGAGAGCAGAGCTGTCAGCTTCTCCTACCATTACGGCGACAATCGAAGAGACAGAAAGTTTGCGGCGGATTCCGAGTCCGATTCCTGCTCAAAAAGAGGAAAGAGTAGAAAAGAGTCCGGAAGAAGGGCATGATTTAAAAGAAGAAACTTCTCAGAAATCTCAGCCTGTTCAACCATCACGACCCTCTCGATCGCCGCAGATTCGTAAAAATACAGGGCACAAAAACAAAAAGAAAATTCCTATGTTTGTATGGGCTATTTTAGTATGTGCTGTTTTGCTGATTATTGTAACGGTGGTTGCTGTTGTCCGAATGTCTTTTGGCAATAATAAAGGTCAGCAGCAGACGATTGTTTCTCAGACGTCTGAAGCAGGAACTGCTGACTCAGAGACAACTTCTGCAGTGAGTTCTACAGTGGCGGAACAAATTACGGTTCCGAATCTTGTAAATAAAAAATATGAGGATAACCAGCAATCTTCCTCGAATGCTGATTATCAGGTAGCTGTTTCAAAACATGAATACAGTGATACGGTGGAGGCAGGATATATTATTTCGCAAACACCGACAGCTGGAGAGAAAATGGTAAAAGGGACGGCTATTTCGGTGATTGTAAGTGATGGGAATGCACTTATAACGTTGCCGGATCTTGCGGGACTAACCGCAGAAGAAGCAGTGAGCGCATTGAAGTCGCGAGGATTTACTTCTGTACAGCAGGAAAATGGGCATAGTGAATATGTTGGAATCGGACAGGCTTATGGTTATAAAAATCAGAATGCCGGAGACAAAATGGCAGCCAATTCAACAATCACAATTTTGATCAATACGAATTCTTCTTCAACTTCTTCAAATGGTTAA
- the rpsR gene encoding 30S ribosomal protein S18, protein MADREKSEGGRRYGGRKGRRKVCSFCVDKVDSIDYKDVAKLRRFISERAKILPRRATGTCARHQRELTTAIKRARHLALLPFSSD, encoded by the coding sequence ATGGCCGATAGAGAAAAAAGTGAAGGCGGCCGCCGATATGGTGGTCGTAAAGGTCGTAGAAAGGTTTGCAGCTTTTGTGTCGATAAAGTAGACTCCATCGATTACAAAGATGTTGCAAAACTTCGCCGCTTTATTTCTGAGCGTGCAAAGATTCTGCCTCGCAGAGCGACTGGAACTTGTGCACGTCATCAGCGTGAATTGACCACCGCAATTAAGCGTGCGCGTCATCTTGCGCTTCTGCCGTTCAGCAGCGACTAA
- a CDS encoding single-stranded DNA-binding protein, whose amino-acid sequence MLNVAVLMGRLTADPELRHTSNDIAVTSFTLAVDRSYVKSGAERATDFIDIVAWRNTADFVCKYFRKGQLVAVQGAIQTRSYTDRDGNKRKAFEIVADNVHFAESKRDFNSANGNYHHETASAQQQSPAPAYSNGDTGDFEEIPGDDDLPF is encoded by the coding sequence ATGCTTAACGTTGCTGTTTTAATGGGTCGGCTAACGGCTGATCCGGAATTGCGTCATACTTCTAATGACATTGCCGTTACCAGTTTTACTTTGGCTGTCGATCGTTCTTATGTAAAATCCGGTGCTGAGCGTGCAACAGATTTTATTGACATTGTCGCGTGGAGAAATACTGCAGATTTTGTCTGCAAATATTTCCGCAAAGGCCAGTTAGTAGCTGTTCAAGGGGCTATTCAGACACGTTCTTATACAGATCGTGACGGAAATAAACGCAAAGCATTCGAAATTGTAGCGGATAATGTTCATTTTGCAGAAAGCAAACGAGATTTTAATTCTGCAAATGGAAATTACCATCACGAAACTGCTTCTGCTCAGCAGCAGTCCCCCGCCCCCGCCTATTCGAATGGTGACACCGGAGATTTTGAAGAAATCCCCGGAGACGATGATCTGCCGTTTTAA
- the rpsF gene encoding 30S ribosomal protein S6 — MEEVKRAYETVFILSAKLDEDATNAMIQKFKDLIAANGTIDGVDEWGKRRLAYPINKENEGYYVLVNFTSVPSFTAELDRIYKITDGVLRSLIVKKGA; from the coding sequence ATGGAAGAAGTAAAAAGAGCTTATGAAACCGTATTTATCCTCTCTGCTAAATTAGACGAGGATGCTACGAATGCCATGATCCAGAAATTCAAGGATCTGATCGCGGCGAATGGTACTATCGATGGTGTTGATGAATGGGGTAAGCGCAGATTAGCTTATCCGATCAACAAAGAAAATGAAGGCTACTATGTTCTGGTGAACTTTACGAGTGTTCCGTCTTTTACGGCTGAACTCGATCGTATCTACAAAATCACCGACGGTGTGCTGCGTTCCCTGATCGTGAAAAAAGGAGCCTGA
- the galU gene encoding UTP--glucose-1-phosphate uridylyltransferase GalU yields MKKITKAVIPAAGLGTRVLPATKSMPKEMLPIVDKPAIQYIVEEAVRSGITDILIITNRGKGLIEDHFDRVPELEAKLQGGGAAKEKILKEVVDISHLANFYFVRQKETRGLGHAVNRARSFVGNDPFAVLYGDDVIIGEDPACGQLIRAYEEYGKGVLGVKKVSPEAIHKYSSLKVEPLHDNLYNCTDMVEKPTPDKVLSLFSILGRCVLPPEIFDILDQTPPGVGGEIQLTDAMRTLARSQGMVAVEFTGKRYDMGNKLGILQAQVEVALNHPEVGKDFREYLKELSKTL; encoded by the coding sequence ATGAAAAAAATCACCAAAGCTGTGATTCCTGCAGCAGGCCTTGGCACTCGTGTGCTGCCTGCCACAAAAAGCATGCCGAAAGAGATGCTCCCCATCGTGGACAAGCCTGCCATTCAATATATCGTTGAAGAAGCGGTACGCTCCGGAATCACCGATATTTTAATTATTACAAACCGTGGAAAAGGACTGATTGAAGATCATTTCGACCGTGTTCCCGAATTGGAAGCGAAGCTGCAAGGCGGCGGCGCTGCAAAAGAAAAGATTTTAAAAGAAGTCGTTGATATTTCACATCTTGCAAATTTTTATTTTGTGCGTCAAAAGGAAACCCGTGGGCTTGGTCATGCTGTTAACCGAGCTCGCTCCTTCGTTGGAAACGATCCTTTTGCCGTCCTCTATGGAGACGATGTCATTATCGGAGAAGATCCCGCCTGCGGTCAGTTGATTCGTGCTTATGAGGAATACGGAAAAGGGGTCCTTGGCGTTAAAAAAGTTTCTCCAGAAGCAATTCATAAATATTCTTCATTAAAAGTGGAACCTCTTCACGATAATCTTTATAATTGCACGGACATGGTTGAGAAACCGACACCTGATAAAGTTTTAAGCCTCTTTTCTATTCTTGGCCGCTGTGTCCTTCCGCCGGAAATTTTCGACATTCTTGACCAAACACCTCCTGGAGTCGGCGGAGAAATCCAACTGACTGATGCCATGCGCACACTGGCACGTTCACAAGGTATGGTGGCCGTTGAATTCACCGGTAAGCGCTATGACATGGGAAATAAGCTTGGGATCCTCCAAGCACAAGTAGAGGTTGCTCTTAACCACCCGGAAGTCGGTAAGGATTTTCGCGAATACTTAAAAGAACTTTCTAAAACGCTTTGA
- a CDS encoding RING finger protein yields the protein MTDFTDMKCPVCGKPFLKGDDIVVCPQCGAPYHRNCYQQVGHCLYEDRHGTKDAWKPPQKAAEKEEKICPRCGHPNRKDALFCELCGTSLSKNEQNSYQQPHQNPTAVNPGNGQMPYVAFDPLGGVAPTEKIDDISASDLAKVVQSNTSYYIPVFRNFVNNHKKRFNFSAFLFTGSWFLYRKQYKKGWTIASVLLILHALYQYVTYVVSYPVMQSLMNSAGVASDAYPSTNQMIAMSGMISALSTSQQIALALPGILMIGIFLIKLVFGFKANQMYKAHCVSVVKEIETSHPQTGTSSEKTILYQEKGGVNMALALGIVLCYTLITYVPYFFF from the coding sequence ATGACTGACTTTACCGATATGAAATGTCCGGTCTGCGGAAAGCCCTTTCTAAAAGGGGATGATATTGTCGTATGCCCACAGTGCGGCGCGCCTTATCACCGCAACTGCTATCAGCAGGTAGGACACTGTCTCTATGAAGATCGGCACGGCACTAAAGATGCATGGAAGCCACCTCAAAAAGCAGCGGAAAAAGAAGAAAAGATTTGTCCGCGCTGCGGTCATCCAAACCGCAAAGATGCACTTTTCTGTGAACTCTGCGGAACTTCTCTCTCTAAAAACGAGCAAAATAGCTACCAACAACCCCATCAAAATCCAACCGCTGTAAATCCCGGCAATGGTCAAATGCCCTATGTTGCATTTGATCCCCTAGGCGGAGTTGCCCCTACTGAAAAAATAGACGATATCTCTGCTTCTGATCTGGCAAAAGTGGTTCAGTCTAACACCTCTTATTATATTCCGGTTTTTCGTAACTTTGTAAACAATCATAAAAAGCGTTTTAATTTTTCCGCTTTTTTATTTACCGGAAGCTGGTTTCTTTATCGAAAACAATATAAAAAAGGTTGGACGATTGCAAGCGTCCTTCTAATCCTTCATGCACTTTACCAATATGTCACTTACGTGGTTTCCTATCCGGTGATGCAGTCCCTGATGAACAGTGCAGGTGTCGCATCAGATGCTTATCCTTCTACGAATCAGATGATTGCAATGAGCGGAATGATTTCTGCTCTTTCAACTAGCCAGCAGATTGCACTGGCTCTTCCTGGGATTTTAATGATTGGGATTTTTCTGATCAAATTAGTTTTTGGCTTTAAAGCAAATCAAATGTATAAAGCACACTGTGTCAGTGTTGTAAAAGAAATCGAAACTAGTCATCCGCAAACCGGTACTTCCTCCGAAAAGACAATCCTCTATCAGGAAAAAGGCGGAGTTAACATGGCTCTCGCGCTGGGCATCGTTCTCTGTTATACACTGATTACTTATGTTCCCTATTTCTTTTTCTGA
- the prfB gene encoding peptide chain release factor 2: MLQFEELKLALQNLLPEIEDLQDALGIKAMRNEIEELDMKAAEPKFWDDMEKSQKILQRSAELKNKLESYEKLRASWDDAQALCELGDEEGDLSLLPEAQTEVDKIQKNLEDQRLKTLLTGEYDSKNAILTFHAGAGGTEAQDWAEMLYRMYNRWAERHDYKIKLLDYLDGEEAGLKSASILLEGENAYGYLKGENGVHRLVRVSPFDASGRRHTSFASLEVMPEIDDSVEVEIDPADIKMDVYRASGAGGQKVNKTSSAVRLTHIPTGIVVACQVERSQYQNRDVAMRMLKSKLVEIKERQNLEKISDIKGVQKEIAWGSQIRSYVFMPYTMVKDHRTGFETGNIEAVMDGDLDGFINAYLKALSLGTLEDNRGEE, encoded by the coding sequence ATGCTGCAATTTGAGGAATTAAAACTTGCTCTGCAAAATCTGCTGCCGGAAATTGAAGATCTGCAGGACGCATTGGGAATTAAAGCCATGCGCAATGAGATCGAAGAACTGGATATGAAAGCAGCGGAGCCGAAGTTTTGGGATGATATGGAGAAATCCCAGAAGATTCTGCAGCGTTCCGCCGAACTAAAAAACAAGCTGGAATCTTATGAAAAACTTCGTGCTTCATGGGATGATGCACAGGCTCTTTGTGAGTTGGGAGACGAAGAAGGCGACCTTTCTCTTTTGCCCGAAGCACAGACTGAAGTGGATAAAATTCAGAAGAATTTGGAAGACCAGCGTTTAAAGACGCTTTTAACCGGCGAATATGACAGTAAAAATGCAATTCTTACATTCCATGCCGGAGCCGGCGGAACAGAAGCACAGGATTGGGCGGAGATGCTTTATCGGATGTATAATCGCTGGGCAGAACGTCATGATTATAAAATAAAGCTGCTTGACTATCTGGATGGAGAAGAGGCAGGCCTCAAGAGTGCGAGCATCCTTTTAGAGGGTGAAAATGCTTATGGTTATTTAAAGGGCGAAAATGGAGTGCATCGTCTTGTGCGTGTTTCTCCGTTTGATGCTTCTGGGCGCCGCCATACATCGTTTGCTTCTCTGGAGGTAATGCCGGAAATCGACGATTCCGTAGAAGTGGAGATCGATCCGGCAGATATCAAAATGGATGTTTACCGTGCAAGCGGTGCAGGTGGCCAGAAGGTTAATAAGACCTCGTCAGCTGTCCGTCTGACTCATATTCCTACCGGAATTGTTGTTGCCTGCCAGGTGGAACGCAGTCAGTATCAGAACCGTGATGTAGCCATGCGAATGCTGAAAAGTAAGCTGGTTGAAATCAAAGAACGCCAAAATCTGGAGAAAATTTCAGATATCAAAGGTGTCCAAAAAGAAATCGCATGGGGAAGCCAAATTCGTTCCTATGTCTTTATGCCATATACGATGGTAAAAGATCATCGTACGGGGTTTGAGACCGGTAATATCGAAGCTGTGATGGACGGAGATCTGGATGGATTTATCAATGCTTATTTAAAAGCACTGAGTCTGGGAACGCTGGAAGATAACAGGGGAGAAGAATAA
- a CDS encoding pentapeptide repeat-containing protein gives MSAPILEHFEGEKAVELIRTSGKKESVISDCVLKNAAFSGITQSLILRNVVMENCCLSENVFLETDIRNSQIKNCDFSNVQMEDAFFEASTFENCKFVGSVLWNSSLKNIAFQNDNFCLSNFDGTRFHEVHFEDCENEGASFSSCEWKKLIFEKTGLRKANFFKTPLKGIDLRSCRTDGMIVSAKELSGAIVTPIQAVEFARLLGLIIREEE, from the coding sequence TTGTCGGCACCAATTTTAGAGCACTTTGAAGGAGAAAAAGCGGTAGAACTAATTCGTACATCAGGAAAAAAAGAAAGTGTAATTTCTGATTGTGTCTTAAAAAATGCAGCATTTTCAGGAATTACTCAAAGTTTAATTCTAAGAAATGTTGTGATGGAAAATTGTTGTCTTTCCGAAAATGTATTTTTGGAAACAGATATTCGAAATTCTCAGATTAAAAATTGTGACTTTTCAAATGTACAAATGGAAGATGCTTTTTTTGAAGCCAGTACTTTTGAAAACTGTAAGTTTGTTGGAAGTGTTTTATGGAATAGCTCCCTAAAAAATATTGCTTTTCAAAATGATAATTTTTGCCTGTCCAATTTTGACGGCACACGGTTTCACGAAGTGCATTTTGAAGATTGTGAAAATGAGGGAGCGTCGTTTTCCTCCTGCGAATGGAAAAAATTAATTTTTGAGAAGACAGGATTGCGAAAGGCCAATTTTTTTAAGACTCCTTTAAAAGGGATAGATCTTCGTTCCTGCCGGACAGATGGAATGATCGTATCGGCAAAAGAACTTTCCGGAGCGATTGTTACTCCAATCCAGGCAGTGGAATTTGCGCGGCTGCTGGGATTGATTATCCGAGAAGAAGAATAA
- a CDS encoding ATP-binding protein, producing the protein MGYSKAIYDTAEKKMELRRDQAEKSCERLKAAFFKKQPKAEEIERSLADTSITAAKAVLRGGDVHKHLEMLKNANQSLQKELNFLLAKEGLTAADLEPKYSCKKCSDTGYLDGRMCSCMKQLLKEEAYRELNDESPLQLSSFETFSLHYYPSENFSGKSFSPQKLMEKNYQRCKQYAETFSPDSASLLMTGGTGLGKTHLSLAIAKAVINRGFGVVYGSASTLFSRMEKEHFSNQEEVTLQSLLNCDLLILDDLGTEFRTAFTVAALYNLVNSRQLSKKPMIISTNLSLKEMANNYTERFSSRIGSYILLPFFGKDIRQIKRFEKNEN; encoded by the coding sequence GTGGGATACAGCAAAGCAATTTATGATACCGCTGAGAAGAAGATGGAATTGCGGCGCGATCAAGCCGAAAAAAGCTGTGAACGTCTCAAAGCTGCTTTTTTTAAAAAGCAGCCGAAAGCAGAAGAAATTGAGCGAAGTCTAGCCGATACTTCGATTACTGCGGCAAAGGCCGTTCTCAGAGGAGGCGACGTACATAAACATTTGGAAATGCTGAAAAATGCGAATCAAAGTCTGCAAAAAGAATTAAATTTTCTACTTGCCAAAGAGGGGCTCACTGCCGCCGATCTTGAGCCGAAATATTCCTGCAAAAAATGCAGTGATACCGGATATCTAGATGGCCGAATGTGCTCCTGCATGAAACAGCTTCTGAAAGAAGAAGCATATCGGGAGCTCAATGACGAATCACCTCTTCAGCTATCTTCTTTTGAAACATTCAGCCTTCATTATTATCCTTCTGAAAATTTTTCAGGAAAATCCTTCTCTCCGCAGAAATTGATGGAAAAAAATTATCAGCGCTGTAAGCAATACGCCGAAACATTTTCTCCGGATTCCGCCAGTCTTCTTATGACTGGCGGCACAGGATTAGGAAAGACCCACCTTTCTCTTGCCATTGCAAAAGCAGTCATTAACCGAGGTTTTGGCGTAGTTTATGGTTCTGCTTCTACACTTTTTTCCAGAATGGAAAAAGAGCACTTTAGTAATCAGGAAGAAGTCACCCTGCAAAGTCTCTTAAACTGTGACCTTCTGATTCTGGATGACTTAGGGACAGAATTCCGGACCGCTTTTACGGTGGCGGCTCTTTATAATCTAGTGAATTCTCGTCAGCTTTCTAAAAAGCCTATGATTATCAGCACCAATTTATCCTTAAAGGAAATGGCAAACAATTACACAGAGCGCTTTTCTTCCCGCATCGGAAGTTATATTTTACTTCCGTTCTTTGGAAAAGATATTCGCCAGATTAAGCGATTCGAAAAAAATGAGAACTAA
- a CDS encoding DnaD domain protein gives MEYKIDLGPWGGIFAVPNAVVDRYLKLAGSVQIKALLWVLRHCQEGSLDEHALADFLGISSADANDALRYWQEVGLLQNTQNNQEKKGTERSAAPIKAPVTPSEISAQRIKPTPMLSRPQRPDPEFVAKRIEESQEIACLMQEAQQILGRLISHGDSAVLLMLHDDYGLPTDVLLMLIQYAVSIGKGNFRYIEKVAINWSDEGITTHEQAEEKLHRLCEENRAWRIVEQAIGLQKRAPSARESNLASCWVMDWKFSPQMLKLAYDRNVDRTGKYTAGYMHKILEGWHQKGISTPEQLEQKDSQKYASKASETTHDLDEYFQNSMNEILKEVK, from the coding sequence ATGGAATATAAAATTGATCTTGGCCCCTGGGGGGGCATTTTTGCTGTCCCCAACGCGGTGGTAGACCGATATTTAAAATTGGCGGGCAGCGTGCAAATAAAAGCACTGCTTTGGGTACTCAGACATTGTCAGGAAGGCTCTTTGGATGAGCATGCACTGGCCGATTTTCTCGGAATCAGTTCTGCCGATGCCAACGATGCACTTCGTTACTGGCAAGAAGTAGGACTGCTCCAAAACACCCAAAATAATCAAGAGAAAAAGGGCACAGAAAGATCTGCAGCTCCTATCAAAGCGCCAGTGACTCCTTCTGAAATTTCCGCTCAAAGAATAAAGCCGACGCCCATGCTTTCTCGTCCGCAACGCCCAGATCCGGAATTTGTGGCAAAAAGGATTGAGGAAAGCCAAGAGATCGCATGCCTGATGCAGGAAGCACAGCAAATTCTGGGGCGCCTGATTTCGCATGGGGATTCGGCAGTCCTTTTGATGCTGCATGACGATTATGGTCTTCCTACCGATGTTCTTCTCATGTTGATTCAATATGCAGTCAGCATTGGAAAGGGAAATTTCCGCTACATAGAAAAAGTTGCGATTAATTGGTCTGACGAAGGAATCACCACACATGAGCAGGCGGAAGAAAAGCTTCATCGCCTTTGTGAAGAGAATCGCGCATGGCGCATAGTGGAACAGGCAATCGGTTTGCAGAAACGCGCACCTTCTGCCCGTGAAAGCAATCTTGCCTCCTGCTGGGTAATGGACTGGAAATTCTCTCCCCAAATGCTGAAACTGGCTTACGACCGCAATGTAGACCGCACTGGAAAATATACGGCCGGATATATGCATAAGATTCTCGAAGGATGGCATCAAAAGGGGATTTCAACTCCGGAACAGTTGGAACAGAAAGATTCTCAAAAATACGCTTCCAAGGCGTCCGAGACAACGCACGATTTAGATGAGTATTTTCAAAATAGTATGAACGAAATCCTGAAAGAGGTGAAATAA